The following nucleotide sequence is from Trifolium pratense cultivar HEN17-A07 linkage group LG2, ARS_RC_1.1, whole genome shotgun sequence.
cattttccctttcctttcttattcttGTTACCCTGCTGTACTTGTAATGCTACCTCACCATTGGATTTATCAGAATTTCTCTAATTCATCCTTTGCTCATGTGCTTCTAAAGACCCTTGCAGTTCCTCAACCTTGATAGTGTCAAGATCTTTAGACTCTTCTATTGCAGCTACCACATAGTCAAACTTAGGAGTTAAAGATCTCAGTATCTTTTCAACTCTCATTGTACCAGACACAATTTCACCACATgctttcatttcattaactaaTTTTGCAATCTTTGTAAAGAATTCACTTACAGtttctttctcttccatttGTAGCTGTGCAAACTTGCTTCTTAGGGTTTGTAGCttcactttcttcaccttctgATCTCCAGCATAAGCTGTAGCCAAGATATCCCAAGCTTGCTTAGCTGATTCACAATCTCCAACCTTTTCAAAGATATCAGGGCTTACACTTTGATGGATTATGAACAATGCCTTGtagtctttcttcttcaattctttgTGTTGAGTTCTTTGAACCTCTGTTGCACCTTCTGGGAGTGATTCCACACCATTAATCACTTGATCCATCACATCTTGATAATTGAACAAAACTTTCATCTGTTTGCTCCAATTATCATAATTCTTTCCATCCAAGACTGGAAGATTCGCAGGGAATTGACCATTGTTGAAGGTTGCCATGGTTAAAGCAcgaaccaggctcttgatgccagATGTTGGCGCAGCTGAAGCTTTTGGCTTGGATCACTTTGGCCTGCACAGGCCTAGCACACAAGGATACACGCGCGCGCTGCACTGCACTCTGGCCACGCCAATGAGCACAGTTTCTGCAGGATCTACTATCCTTGTTGCTGCAACAATGGTGAATGGATGGAAGGAATGAAAAGCACTTGTTtaacagaggaagaagaagaagattaggGAAAAATAGAATCAGTTTTATTCATCCTCAATGGGGAAAAGTAGTTGAATACAATCACTAATCATGAGCCAATTATTTATACTAGATCATCACAATGGTTGATGATTCTCTTAGGCCCTAACCAACTAACAACTCCCTAACTGACTCTAAAACACTTTAACAACCTAGGTGAAACAAACACTAACTGAATCTAACAAACTctattaacaaactaactaacttgcttcTCAAGCAATTAGTTACACTTTCACTTTTTTTGCTAGCTTGCACACCAAGTCAGCTTATGCACAATATGAATTAATCATCTAGAGTCCTCTTAGATTCAACATAGTCCTCTAATATTAAGAAGTCAAAAATATCAAATCCATAAcagtataaacacatatttgaTTTCCCAAAAAACTTTTGAGGCAAGTTAAATTATAAGCAACCTTTTTTGTTGGCAGAATAGAAGTTTCGGGAAAAAGGCGTGTCCACCCTAGCTTGTGTGTTgtcgtatatatatatatatatatatatatatatatatatatatatatatatatatatatatatatatatatatatatatatgtggcaGGATTCTTATCTCTCTATATATGTACGTATGTGGTAAATATTTGTGGCAGGATTCTTGTGTCTTTCTTGGTCTTACATTCACACGATTCTTATCTCTCTAAATATTTGTGTTTCTTGGTCTTATCTCTATATATGTATGTGGTGATCAACCATAAAATGCTACGATGATCTCAATACTATTataatgaatataaattttataaaatttattgttggattgaaagtttatatcgaatagatcatctataaaaaaatttagaaaaatttaaaatcatttgatatattattgagacttataaaaattaacggtatttaagaGAAACTCATAAAACGTTAATCTTAATGGGTctataacatatcaaataatttttaatttttctaattttttttattgatgatctATATCATATAAATGTTGGATTTATCTCCTTTTAATTATTGATGATCTGTTCCAACAATGTCTGGCACATGAGTTTCCCCAAACAGTTTGTGATGAAGCGTAAGAGAAGACTTTCTTGTCATAGTGACATCAATTGCATTCTTAATATCAGGATGATGTTCTAAGATTATCCCACATAATAATGAAGGAAAAGCAATAGGCATCTTTATATCCAAGGAATTGCCATGTTCAACAGTTTCACCAAAAATATATGCACCAAAATCAAAAAGAGTTTTAGTACcaacaaaataaatgaattttccCAAACATGTAGCCACATCATATGTGTGAGTGGTAGGGACCCAATTGCCTGCACCAATTCTGTTGAGAATAGCATATTTGACAGATAGTTTTGTAGTAGACAACTTCATGAACTTTGGCCAAATTTTAACTTTCCCAGTAGTAATTTCCTTACTCACAGCACTATCAGATACCTCTAGCTCAACTTGAGGTTTTTCACTCCTTCCAAAATATTTGTTGATCATAGCAGGGGAGAAGTTCACACACATTCCTCTAACATGTACTTTCTGATATTCCTTGCTCAATGGATTGTCACAATCTTCAAAAATATTCGCCAGAAACTCTCTTACAAGTTTTTCATAACAGGGACCAAATCCCTTCACAGTCTTCATTAAACCTGCTTGCTCAATGAGGTccaagatgtcttgacattctAGAGCATATTTTCCCAATTCTCTCTCCAGTGCAAGTCTTCTTTTGCACACAAAATCTCATCTCTGTGCATAAACAACATAATGGAATGAAACATTGTCATAGGGAGCAACATGAACATTTTGAGGGATCTTTATTCCACCAGACTTCTTCTTTGAGGCAGAGGGTGTAATGTTTGGCACATTCTCCTCAACATCATACTCAGAGTCACTAGATGAAGCTTCTTTTCTTTTGAGACTCTGCTTCTTCTTACTAGTAGGAATAGATACTTTACTCCAGCCCTTCTTTGGCCTAACACCAGTGGTCTTTGTTCTAGTAGCAGGTGTCTTGCTTGAAGTAGGCACAGCTTGCCCTGAATTTCTTCATAACCTTTTGGCCATACCATGATGAgttttttttgggatttttcTTTTTGGACTCATAGTTTTCAACATCCACAACATTGTCTAACACGGATTTCTCAACAGACTCAGTTTTCTCATACACATCCTTTTTAGAATTaaccacttcttcattaagtgTCTCAGTTTGATCACTCTCTTCAGTTTGAGAGACCCTTTCAGTTCCTTATGAATCCTTATTTGCCTCAGTTTCAGCTTTGCTTTGTGATTTTGGATCTTTATCAGAAGATTCAGGCCCTGATTCTTTATTAGATGAACCAGGTGGAGCCACATATGCTCCAACATCCTTCTCAACATTCGACTCAGGAGCAGTCTCCTTGAGTGAATCAACATCAGGACCAAAAACATCATCTGTTGATGGCACAACATCAGTAGTATTAGTGGTTTTACCACTATCAGCTATTGTAGTTGTGGTATCTACAATATTCACATCAGGTTGCCATAAATTCCAAGACAAATTGTGATTTTCAGAAATTAGGGTTTCACCAACAAAGGATATACCAGAATCTGGGATTATGGTATCAACAACAACCTCTTCAATGGTTTCAGCAACTGAGGGTTTgacagatgtgtcaacattgGATTTGACACCACAAACCAAATCAGACATGGTGAGAGGTACTCTAGAGGTAGAatctctctttttcttctttgaacTTATTTTATCAGATTTAATCACAACAAATAAACACATGACTCTCCCTGTCATGGATAACCAATGTTCCTTCCGAAGATGAAAACTCGAGTACTAGATGAAAACATGCGAAAGACATCATGCTTTCGTGTTGAAGAGGGTGGTGTGAAGGTggaaaaacacaagaaggggggcagttgaattgtgttttagtattttaaaacttttttgaaTTAGCAGCGGATAAAACTAAAGCACAATATAAGAGGATAAAGGGTAGAGAAGAACACACAagaatttatactggttcctctcacaaatcgagagtagtccagtcctcTTGCACTTCCAAGAGAGTTTCACTAAAATAATCACCAAGATTACAACCACTTGCTCAAGTTAAACTAACAAGAGACTTTATACTTGAAATTCTGGCAGGCTGGTGGAAAGATGCTGcgaaagatgctacagcatctcgtACCAGTACAGAACACAATAGAtaagttataaataaattaagtgcagGAAGATAAATAACACAtatcgtttgttaacccagttcggtgcaacgtcacctaatccggggataccaatccaggaatgaatccactataatagctctagttcaaaaccctcgaccaacacccggtacatGACTTAttgcctagacactacccgtgcaatcctaacTAGGAACCTcctagataatgagaccccgtcccaaattccctctaacaacacgtactgtGTTGCTGTCAATTTTATAACGATCAAATATGGAGACACCCTCCTAAGAAACTAATACCTAGCCAACActtgactaagttcacaatttggagttggtTACAAGCTTCCTCaaagtacaatactcaactcattacctacaagtttctgagtgaggacatagtgacgaccatctcacaacccgagtgatttacttacaccaactctcctagagagtggctcaaagacacgaaaccctaaagactacatcttgatGAACAATAGCTTCGGTGCACAAATAGGTCTGAGTCTTCAAGTATTTATAACCTGAATTTTTCTTGATACGCAAGCTAGGTTTCCAGACTCACACTTGTAAgaattgcggccaaccctagttttaaaattaaaacaatatttgatttcacgcaaaaatatattatgtatatttttgtttcacatAAAGCATGCAAACCGCCTTTCAGAAGCTTGAGGAGCAAGACTTCAAATAAACAGCTGGAATCTTCATTGGCCAGCTCACAAGatttacttcaaaataattcttcaacaaagatttactcaaaaacaatatttgattaaattcaaaaatatatcacgatatatttttgtatcaaataataaaacataaacCGCCTTCAGATACTTGTGGGACAAGGCACGTCTTAGCTTGTTAGATAAGCACAAAAATTATATCTGaaacaaatcttccaaagatgTGATATAAAAATTCTGCGTAAAATAGAGCATCAACAATGCTGTACGCGATGCTACAACATCCTGTGTAGCATTATGGCTGTAActtatttttgcaaaatgtagccaacataaaaACCTCAACAATACTCAAGTGCTCAAGTTACCTAAACAAGAGACTTCGAATAAACACAAAGGTTTACAAATTAAAGTATAGAAATACACCTACGACTTAAATAAACACAAGTATGATAAGTTACAAGTGTTTTAAGAACTATCAGAGTATGACAGAACAAGAGCTTCAGAGTTTTAAGTCTTTTGTGCAGAGATTCTTTCAACTCGTTTGTGTGCACAGGAGAGTTGTATGTAGCAATGCAATTCGTCTTGTATTTATATGCCAATGAAGTTATaggggaatggattctctcaagtgtgatttacacttgagagaataaagtgtaatctaacaccatctaaattcattttctctaaatttttatatgtttctctctcttgatcaatggtaacaaaccacactttattctctcaagtgtaaattacacttgagagaatccattcccaaGTTATAGACGTTGCATATGACCGTTGATGAAGGTAAGATTATCTGCTTGAACTTGTCTTGACATGGATTTGAATAGCGTCCAAATTTGAACAAGAGTTTCAGCTACTTTGGGTTgatgcagagaagactttccatTCTTAGCTAAGAAGACAGACAAACTACGTTCCTTCCTTAAGACTAGGGATTATGTAAGAAGGCTATCCTGAATCACTTGTGTAGTCGCTCTCTTTATTGATAAAAGTGTTGATGCAATGATTCAAACTTCATAACCCAGTCTTTACAAAGATCAAGATCAATCCAGAGGTTTATCATCTTCTGACTTATCAACTACTGAGGCTCTCAACCTCTGAAGCTTACATCTTCTGAACCTTGATATCCTCTGAGCTTTGAGAACTTCTGAATGGTTATCTTCTGGCATTTTATCAAAACTTATCTTCAAAATAATTCTGCATTAAAAGCATAATTAGTAGTTTTGTCTTTACATTAAAAGCATGGTATGAATAAAACAATagatatataatatatcttTCATTGATTCATCATTAGTATTATACCAAATTATAAAGACAAAACCCCTAATTTAATCTAATCCACCAAAAATGTTCTTACCTTTGCAAGCACAAGTGCACAACAGTTGATCGACGGCCAAAACTTTCAAACCAAATCTCAATTAAACAAAACCAGTTACAAAAACTTGAAACAGAATCACATCACCACcctcttcaatttaaaaaaaaaaaaaaattctatagcACACAAACGCTGCACAACATTAACACATCAATTTAGTAAAGGGGAATCAAAAGCCATTGAATAAATAGGAGAAGAAACGAAATGGAAAAATGATATTTAAGTCGAACTAAGCTTACATTCTACGTTCTAAGTTGAAAAGTAATCAATTTTAAGTGATTTAAGAATACAAATATGAAAGGTAAATCGGTTGTTGGCTTTTCTATTATCAGGTACTACTAATTTACAACGTATCTTCACAtatattttcttcttccttttatCTTCCTTCATTAAATGCTAATATGCAAATCCaaataaagaaaatcaaaaccaaacaGTGCTTCGAATTAATACCAAGCCATGCGAGTTCTTTATAAATGTCTCTTCCGTTACGGAGCTTGAAACGATTATCGAAGTTGCTACTATTGTTATCGTCATTTTATCGGAGAGAACAAGCGGAGTTGGAGGTGGCGGTGGTTGAAACTCAATCGGAGAGTTGCGGCTGTGAAACGGTGTTGTTGGAGGAAGATGAAGACGCGAGAAGACAAATCGATGAATCTAGGAAAGGAAATTGAGAGCGTGCAAAATGAAATTGGAAACTTATATAGTCTGGGAatcttttacaagtaaaaggaatgttgagttgctcacaatcaagtattttgatgatgtggcactctataagaaaagtttacaatctctattaaaaaactttttcatcatctcctttaattaaatcattttaattatcaatatatcaaattatcactatataacttcttacaattatcataaaaaaaacctTCTTACAAATTATGGCTACcaaatccataaaaaatttatacggAATACTCTTCTTTTTTGCTCATCATGTTGCATTGCATAACTATTTACATACTCAATAGTGTTCTAAtgcaaaatctaaaataaataatttgtttgtttcactaataaaaaatttatactactttttttttacttttcatatgatgatgatgtggcacctcaaaaaaaatttcatgcaaaatttaaaagaattaaatgtattttttttatttgttcaattattttatatttatttattgtttgaaattataacattttataaatttattttcaactatttatttattttatttattatgatctACAACACAATTTCCTTTTctgaactattttttttcctactattgagttctttaattattatgatgatctaaaagattattttttctattattgaattcttttttgttgacaatgaaagatatataacattttGGTGGTCCGTATAACAACATATCAATTGTGGCTCTTTTGTCTTTCTCTCATCTACTTTATTATGTAACTCCCACTTAATCATTCCCCCATTTACTTTATCATGTAACTCCAAGTAATTAATATTTGTAACCACTGCATGTGTGACTCTCTATAGCCaaactcttcgtatttttttttgggtcacaTCCTAACACTCTTCCTATattctttttttgaacaagcctaACTCTTCCTATATTCATAACATACATTAATTGGTTCCTATATAAATGTGTCCATTCCTCATATACTCATCACCTTTCACACCcaagaaatattttaattacaCAACTAAGAGAGTTACCACATCATGTCTGCTTCTCAAAGTAATGCAAATAAGTAAGCATATTGTTCTTACATTTCATACACCTATGCTCTTCACATGCAATATTTCCAATTACATAAGACTTAACCCTTTATACATATACaatcttggtttgttttccttACAGGCCAACAGGAGCTGGAGATCAATAACCTCGACAATGCGACAAATGAAAGTAGTATAAAAGTGTGCATTGCTAGAATGTGGGACAATCTGCAGATTCAACAAATATTTAAGGCTTCCTATTTTAGCGATATGGTATAATTTGTTAGTCTAATTTTTAAGCATCTTTTCTTATTTACTTATACCGatatcgattaatatgaatatgactatttttttcatgtgaaggaaaCAAacaggatgtgtatttaactctgaTGGCAGTCATGTAACCATccttttttattgatataatgtttgttactagaaaaaacttcttttttgtgtattattttattagtctaatgttttagcttatttgtttcttatattcTTATGTTGATTAATgagaatatatttaatttttcatgtgaataagttgaagaggataaaagagacttctatttattgattttgtagtgccttaaaatttatatagactGAGGGTATGTATcattgatgttggaggcattcaatcAAAGGAGggcaatccaaataatttagaaatataaatatgtgtttcaattcatttttaaatactatattgtctacaataTGTAGGTGATATATCTCAAGAGAAATACAGAAAGATGAAGTAGTATTTCAATTTGATATATCTCAATCTATGGTGATATATTGTTTCACTAATTTTCTTGTTGTGAGATTCATATATTGGCATCATgctttattttgtattttgttctGACTTTTGCATACTTGTATTGCGCATGACACAGAGGGATAAATATCCATATGAAGGGTACGAAAAAAGAGCTTCATCAGAGGATTCTGAAAATTCCTTACACTTGGATTGCTCTCAGTCTCGCGTCAATGTTTCCAATGGTGATTTAGATGCTAATATCTGTCATAAAAAAGGCACAGTTTGAGACCTAATTCCTGAAGTGAGAGAAACTTTGTATCCTCATCGACAGGAAGGCTTTGAAGTCATTTGGAAAAACTTGGCAGGAAGCATCAGTCTTCAACTTTTTAAGACTGATGCTTCCTGCCAAGTTTTTCCAAATGACTTCAAAGCCTTCTTGTTGATGATGATACAAAGTTTCTCTCACTCCAGGAATTAGGTCCCAAACTGTGCCTTTTTTATGACAGATATTGGCATCTAAATCACCATCGGAAACATTGACGCGAGACTGAGAGCAATCCAAGTGTAAGGAATTTTCAAAATCCTCCGATGAAGCTCTTTTTTCGTACCCTTCATATGGATATTTATCCCTCTGTGTCATGCGCAATACAAGTATGCAAAAGTCagaacaaaatacaaaataatgcATGATGCCAATATATGAATCTCACAACAAGAAAATTAGTGAAACAATATAAGTAACGGTGCATATAACTACT
It contains:
- the LOC123904832 gene encoding uncharacterized protein LOC123904832, translating into MATFNNGQFPANLPVLDGKNYDNWSKQMKVLFNYQDVMDQVINGVESLPEGATEVQRTQHKELKKKDYKALFIIHQSVSPDIFEKVGDCESAKQAWDILATAYAGDQKVKKVKLQTLRSKFAQLQMEEKETVSEFFTKIAKLVNEMKACGEIVSGTMRVEKILRSLTPKFDYVVAAIEESKDLDTIKQGNKNKKGKGKWQGNKGKDSYQNGNGKENQDTKGGGNQKKQFNGGRGGYNGGGRGGRGGRGGRGGRDECRFKEESSDAEAKMARNDDDDEGSVMLLVTTKDESDLQDEGYSESQCMKCNLLSIGQLLEKYYRIIMENRLLKVYNTKGNLMLKTEMSKNRTFKIGLNVLNHKCLMTASRREE